In Sphaeramia orbicularis chromosome 1, fSphaOr1.1, whole genome shotgun sequence, a genomic segment contains:
- the LOC115431343 gene encoding visual pigment-like receptor peropsin isoform X2, with translation MSWFGNSIVLFVLYRQRASLQPTDYLTLNLAVSDASISVFGYSRGIIEIFNVFQDSEYLISSIWTCEVDGFFTLLFGLSSINTLTVISITRYVKGCHPNRARYITQISILISLLLIWINAGFWSGAPLFGWGSYKDRGYGTCEIDWSKASYSPVYRAYIICIFVFCFFVPVLIMLFCYVSIINTVKRGNALSTDGDLTDRQRKIERDVTIVSIVICTAFILAWSPYAVVSMWSACGFHVPNLTSIFTRLFAKSASFYNPLIYFGLSSKFRKDIAVLLPCTHDAKDSVRLKRFRPKADAQRGSRLKSPLNRNEKKYTASAEPLNPYPAPSPGHTIPSPAHTPRPTNKELFYIDMPRPSETGSEFECDRL, from the exons ATGTCCTGGTTTGGGAACAGCATTGTGCTGTTTGTCCTCTACCGACAGAGAGCGTCTCTGCAGCCCACAGATTATTTGACCTTGAACCTTGCTGTGTCCGACGCCAGCATCTCGGTGTTCGGTTACTCCAGAGGAATCATTGAGATCTTCAATGTCTTCCAGGACAGTGAATACCTCATATCATCCATCTGGACGTGTGAG GTTGATGGTTTCTTCACGCTGCTGTTTGGCTTGAGCAGCATCAACACACTAACAGTGATCAGTATTACCCGCTACGTCAAAGGCTGCCACCCCAACAGAG CACGATACATCACTCAGATCAGCATCCTCATCAGTCTGCTGCTGATATGGATCAATGCTGGATTCTGGTCTGGAGCGCCGCTGTTCGGCTGGGGGAGTTACAAAG ATCGTGGATACGGAACCTGTGAGATCGACTGGTCCAAAGCATCGTACTCCCCAGTCTACCGGGCTTACATCATCTGCATCTTTGTGTTCTGCTTCTTTGTTCCTGTTCTCATCATGTTGTTCTGCTATGTGTCCATCATTAACACGGTGAAGAGAGGAAATGCTCTGTCAACGGATGGAGACCTGACAGACCGACAAAGGAAGATAGAGAGGGACGTCACCATC GTTTCCATAGTGATCTGTACAGCCTTCATCCTGGCCTGGTCTCCATACGCCGTGGTGTCCATGTGGTCCGCCTGTGGATTCCACGTCCCAAACCTCACCAGTATCTTTACACGGCTCTTCGCCAAGTCAGCCAGTTTCTACAACCCACTTATCTACTTTGGCCTCAGCTCTAAGTTCCGTAAAGACATAGCGGTGCTGCTGCCGTGCACACACGACGCCAAAGACTCTGTCAGGCTGAAGCGCTTCAGACCGAAGGCCGACGCCCAGCGAGGCAGCAGACTAAAGTCTCCTCTGAACCGTAATGAGAAGAAGTACACCGCCTCTGCTGAACCCCTGAACCCGTACCCTGCCCCCAGCCCAGGCCACACCATCCCCAGCCCTGCCCACACACCACGGCCCACCAACAAGGAGCTGTTCTACATTGACATGCCCCGCCCCTCTGAGACTGGATCTGAGTTTGAATGTGACAGACTTTAA
- the LOC115431343 gene encoding opsin-5-like isoform X1, with protein sequence MPLFGDISAPWRNNSLTYGGSRDPPLSDQGETIIGVYLLLLGWMSWFGNSIVLFVLYRQRASLQPTDYLTLNLAVSDASISVFGYSRGIIEIFNVFQDSEYLISSIWTCEVDGFFTLLFGLSSINTLTVISITRYVKGCHPNRARYITQISILISLLLIWINAGFWSGAPLFGWGSYKDRGYGTCEIDWSKASYSPVYRAYIICIFVFCFFVPVLIMLFCYVSIINTVKRGNALSTDGDLTDRQRKIERDVTIVSIVICTAFILAWSPYAVVSMWSACGFHVPNLTSIFTRLFAKSASFYNPLIYFGLSSKFRKDIAVLLPCTHDAKDSVRLKRFRPKADAQRGSRLKSPLNRNEKKYTASAEPLNPYPAPSPGHTIPSPAHTPRPTNKELFYIDMPRPSETGSEFECDRL encoded by the exons ATGCCGTTGTTCGGTGATATCAGTGCCCCCTGGAGGAACAACAGCCTCACCTATGGAGGAAGCAGAGACCCTCCTCTGTCTGACCAAGGAGAGACCATCATTGGAGTCTACCTGCTGCTACTGG GCTGGATGTCCTGGTTTGGGAACAGCATTGTGCTGTTTGTCCTCTACCGACAGAGAGCGTCTCTGCAGCCCACAGATTATTTGACCTTGAACCTTGCTGTGTCCGACGCCAGCATCTCGGTGTTCGGTTACTCCAGAGGAATCATTGAGATCTTCAATGTCTTCCAGGACAGTGAATACCTCATATCATCCATCTGGACGTGTGAG GTTGATGGTTTCTTCACGCTGCTGTTTGGCTTGAGCAGCATCAACACACTAACAGTGATCAGTATTACCCGCTACGTCAAAGGCTGCCACCCCAACAGAG CACGATACATCACTCAGATCAGCATCCTCATCAGTCTGCTGCTGATATGGATCAATGCTGGATTCTGGTCTGGAGCGCCGCTGTTCGGCTGGGGGAGTTACAAAG ATCGTGGATACGGAACCTGTGAGATCGACTGGTCCAAAGCATCGTACTCCCCAGTCTACCGGGCTTACATCATCTGCATCTTTGTGTTCTGCTTCTTTGTTCCTGTTCTCATCATGTTGTTCTGCTATGTGTCCATCATTAACACGGTGAAGAGAGGAAATGCTCTGTCAACGGATGGAGACCTGACAGACCGACAAAGGAAGATAGAGAGGGACGTCACCATC GTTTCCATAGTGATCTGTACAGCCTTCATCCTGGCCTGGTCTCCATACGCCGTGGTGTCCATGTGGTCCGCCTGTGGATTCCACGTCCCAAACCTCACCAGTATCTTTACACGGCTCTTCGCCAAGTCAGCCAGTTTCTACAACCCACTTATCTACTTTGGCCTCAGCTCTAAGTTCCGTAAAGACATAGCGGTGCTGCTGCCGTGCACACACGACGCCAAAGACTCTGTCAGGCTGAAGCGCTTCAGACCGAAGGCCGACGCCCAGCGAGGCAGCAGACTAAAGTCTCCTCTGAACCGTAATGAGAAGAAGTACACCGCCTCTGCTGAACCCCTGAACCCGTACCCTGCCCCCAGCCCAGGCCACACCATCCCCAGCCCTGCCCACACACCACGGCCCACCAACAAGGAGCTGTTCTACATTGACATGCCCCGCCCCTCTGAGACTGGATCTGAGTTTGAATGTGACAGACTTTAA